Within the Rosa rugosa chromosome 2, drRosRugo1.1, whole genome shotgun sequence genome, the region GGTACGAGACACCAACTAGTTGCAGATCATCTGAACCCTAGCAGTGGAACCTTTGCGAATTCCCGGTTTGTCCAATTGGATCACGGTGCCAAACGTGACAACATTGATCCTATCATGAACAATGCTCCCTCAGCGCGTGAAGAGGTCACATTACCGATATAACCAAATGACATTTTCTCCTTATCAGACATGGCAAATGTTGCTGCCAAACGGGCTGAAACTTCGTCGACCATCATAGAAAACGGTAGTACTAGAAACCGcgaagccaaaaaaaaaaaaaaaaaacccataaaTCTCCGAAATTCTCTCATTTTTTCTAGCAGAGACGATTGAGCACGAATAGCGGAAAAGACGGTCCCAAAAAGCGAAAACAAACAGACAAGCAAGAAAGTGTGTAATTTCAAAAGTTTCACGATTCAGGTGCCACCAAGCAAGAAATATAAATTATAAAACACCCGAAAAAGACGAAACTAACCCCGCCTCGACGCCCACCCAATCACCTCAACTCCCAGGACCGTTCCGTCATTTACCCTCACAAgacaagaagagagagaaagagataaaGCTCAACAGCACTCTTGGGGTTGGGgggaggcagagagagagagagagaatggcgACAGAGCAAGAGATATCGCAAGCTTTAGAAGCCCTGATCCACGCCTCCGACGCCCCGACGTTCGCCACTCTAAACGACGTCGTGCAGCAGCTCCAGTCCAAGCTCGGCGGCCACGACCTCTCGCACAAGGCCGACTTCATTCGGGCCCAGATCCACTACCTTCTCCAATCCCACCCGCCACCACCAACTCCCCCTCCTCCCCAGCCTCAACCTCAACCTCCTAAAGACCATTTTGCCCTCCAGCAAAACCCCAATTACCACCCGCCTCCCTCCGCCTTCCAGACCTTCGCCTCCCACCCTCCTCAACTTCCTTctcccaagcccaagcccaagcccgaGCCCAGCACTACTCCCGTACCCGCATCCGTTTCCGCCTCCGACCCGCCGCCTAAGGATGGGTACGTGTCTCTTTCTTCTACCAATTTTGTCCTTATTTTCTCGCAAACTCGATACCCAGAAAAATTGTGCATTTCCCAAGTCCATTTCCTTCAAATTTTGTTTGGGTTCGATCAAGTATTGTTATTTGGGCGGGAAATATGTTTAGGGCTACAGTTTTAGGTTGCATAAGTCTTCTGGTGGTCAAAATTTTCTTCTTACATTAATATTTATTAGTTTAAAGGCATTTTATCTAGTAGTGGGCTTAGTCTCCTGTTTCTGTTTGGTTTCAAGTTGTAAGTTAAGGTGTTCATATGTCTTGATTAGAAAGCAGAATGCTTGTCCTTTATGTTCCCAAGTCATATTAAAGTAGAACGACCAAAGCTTGAAACTTGTGAAGATTGATGAACTTTATGTTTTGGGTTGCACGCAAATGACGGGAAAAGATGATTTTAACCAATGTTGTTGTGATAGTATGTTTAGTAATTTTATGTTTGGGAATTTTGTCATTATGTTGCAGCGCTAAACCTAAACCAAAGAGAAAAGGAGGCCCGGGGGGTCTAAACAAACTTTGTGGTGTTTCGCCCGAACTACAGGTCATTGTTGGCCATCCAACTCTTCCAAGGACTGAGGTTCAAGCTCATTCGTCATTGCTATGCATCAGAGTTTGTATATTAACTTCCGGGAGTTTTGacttatttatgttttttttttttaattgagttCAGATTGTGAAGCAACTGTGGGCTTACATAAGAAAACACAACCTCCAAGACCCCGGTAACAAGAGGAAAATTATTTGCAATGATGAGCTGCGGTTGGTTTTCGAGACAGACTGTACTGATATGTTTAAGATGAACAAATTGCTGGCTAAACATATCATTGCACTTGAACCTTCAAGTATGTATTTGGTGAAACAGTTCCTTCTTCGTGTGTGCTGTCACACATTTGTGTCTCTGTGTTATATGTTATGCTTGTAAAATTGGATGCATATCTAAGGACTTGGTGTCTTGGTGCTGTCAGAACAGCCAGTTCCCAAGAAGCCCAAGGTTGTCGCGGACTCTGGAACAAAGAGTTCCCAGTCAGGTCCTTCTGTGATAATATCTGAAGCACTTGCAAATTTTTTTGGTGTTGGTGGGAGGGAGATGCTCCAGTCTGAGGTTTTGCAACGAATATGGGAATACATAAAGGTCAACCGTCTGGAGGTATTTTCAGTTTCCTGCTCTTGCCctccaatgaaaaaaaaaaaacgcaatatttttttatttttttttagcttaCATTGGTCATGTTTATAACTAAGGTTGGTAACAATAGCTTAATCTTTGTTCCATGGTCTTTATTTAGTCAGCAACAGTGGTTCTGTAGTGTCAGTTGATTCATCTTATGCAAGATTAATCTCCAACAAAAAAAtgcaatttttggttttttataGCTTATAATGGTCATGTTTCAGCTACATTTCTGAATGTCTGTACTGATTTTATATATTTGATGTATCTAAAATTAAGGTTGATAACAAGACCTTAATACATTGTCTCTGTTAGCATCTGCGAACTTAGTTTGAGCATTTAAAGGGATGAAAATTTGCACCCTACACTTAACGGCATAGATGTTGTCCAAAGTTGTTTTACAGGTCtagttatgaattttttgtTAGCCTGTTCTTATCCTGTAATTTATTTAAACCTTGTAAGTTCACAAATTATTAACAGTTGCAATCTGGGGTAtttaccttcttttttttttcccctctctctctcccatctTTAAATACATCTTTAGGATCCTCTGAATCCAATGGCTATTCTATGTGATGCAAAGCTTCAAGATATCTTTGGTTGTGAAAGCATCTCTGCATTGGGAATACCTGAAGTGTTGGCACGTCATCACATATTCAGGAGATCATGATAGGTCTGTAAAcgtggtttttctttttctttttttcttcgaGCAAGTTCTTGGATGTTAAGTTTATTGTAGTTTTCCTGATCATGTTCTTTTACCAGATAATCTAGTCATTGACATATCTGTCCAACTTATTGTATGAGAGTGTACCTAAACAAATGGTTCAGATTTTATATTATGTTCTGAAAAGTGAACATTTCACACCCCTTCCAACTTTCCAACCATAATATGTTCTTCCTATTACGAAGAGAATGTTTATATTCTTGAATTCAAATGACATGTTGTAATTGCATTGCTTTGAGAGGCTGTCAGCTTTAGTTTGACACTGCTCTTATTTTCGTGATTGTTCATTCTTACATGTCTTGGTTCAACTACCTGATGTAGACATTTAGCTGTTGTCATTATTTGATCCATCCTTCAATACTTTTCTTATTACTGGTCCAGAATAATTAACACAATGTTGGCCATTGCTTTGCAGTTGTAGGCCTGCGACGTGGTAAATTATGCGCCGACGTCGGGACAAACTGATACAGTTCTTGATGTCATGTACCCTCTGTGAGCTTGTATGTACGTCATGTTCTTAGCTGTTGTTTGTAAGTAAAGGACAATGAAATTGTAATATGATTTCATGGGGGTTCTTATTTTCTGAATGGCCCCATGATTTATATGACTTGGCCTGTTAGGGTAGGGTGAGCCGCTAAGCTTATGGAGTTTCTAACACAGCAGTGTAAAATAGGAGACGGTAGAAAATAAAAGCTAATGTAAGATGACTCATTCTCAGTAATGAAAGTGTTTATTTAATTAGTACCCAGCAGCTTCCATTCAAGTTTTGGCTTTGGACTACACATGAAATGCTTATTCATGTGTTAAATTCTCGGAATGTCTTTTAAAGTTTCATGTGGGGAATGATACTATTGATTACATGTATCAATTACGTGCATATACAGCTTAGTTGATTTGTCTACTTAAGTTTTCATTGTTTCGGCCCTTTATATATATTATTCTCCCGTGAGGCGTGACTAAGTAAAACAAGAATTTGCAATAGAAAAGTAATAAGTATGCGTGTGAGATCCAAAACGGTGGGTTGATTGATCAAGCCCTCTTTTGTTCTTTGTTATGCTTCTTGTGTCCCGTGACTGATCTCCTACCGACTAGGCTCACATGGCGCACATAGCTTTGCCTGAGAATATTTAAAAATCAGGATTTCTCTGCTATAAATCAACTTCCAGATTGGAGAGGAATGTACTTCTAAATCAGCTTAATC harbors:
- the LOC133734020 gene encoding uncharacterized protein LOC133734020 isoform X2, which translates into the protein MATEQEISQALEALIHASDAPTFATLNDVVQQLQSKLGGHDLSHKADFIRAQIHYLLQSHPPPPTPPPPQPQPQPPKDHFALQQNPNYHPPPSAFQTFASHPPQLPSPKPKPKPEPSTTPVPASVSASDPPPKDGAKPKPKRKGGPGGLNKLCGVSPELQVIVGHPTLPRTEIVKQLWAYIRKHNLQDPGNKRKIICNDELRLVFETDCTDMFKMNKLLAKHIIALEPSKQPVPKKPKVVADSGTKSSQSGPSVIISEALANFFGVGGREMLQSEVLQRIWEYIKVNRLEL
- the LOC133734020 gene encoding uncharacterized protein LOC133734020 isoform X1, yielding MATEQEISQALEALIHASDAPTFATLNDVVQQLQSKLGGHDLSHKADFIRAQIHYLLQSHPPPPTPPPPQPQPQPPKDHFALQQNPNYHPPPSAFQTFASHPPQLPSPKPKPKPEPSTTPVPASVSASDPPPKDGAKPKPKRKGGPGGLNKLCGVSPELQVIVGHPTLPRTEIVKQLWAYIRKHNLQDPGNKRKIICNDELRLVFETDCTDMFKMNKLLAKHIIALEPSKQPVPKKPKVVADSGTKSSQSGPSVIISEALANFFGVGGREMLQSEVLQRIWEYIKVNRLEDPLNPMAILCDAKLQDIFGCESISALGIPEVLARHHIFRRS
- the LOC133734020 gene encoding uncharacterized protein LOC133734020 isoform X3 — translated: MATEQEISQALEALIHASDAPTFATLNDVVQQLQSKLGGHDLSHKADFIRAQIHYLLQSHPPPPTPPPPQPQPQPPKDHFALQQNPNYHPPPSAFQTFASHPPQLPSPKPKPKPEPSTTPVPASVSASDPPPKDGAKPKPKRKGGPGGLNKLCGVSPELQVIVGHPTLPRTEIVKQLWAYIRKHNLQDPGNKRKIICNDELRLVFETDCTDMFKMNKLLAKHIIALEPSTSSQEAQGCRGLWNKEFPVRSFCDNI